The following DNA comes from Chelmon rostratus isolate fCheRos1 chromosome 3, fCheRos1.pri, whole genome shotgun sequence.
TTTTTTGGACCAATTCAATAACATTTGGCAAGAAAGACACTGAGCACCTTGGACAGCTCCAGGATCAGCACTCTGCACCGCCGCAttatcaaacacaaagaaaacagaaaatgtattctgtttgactttttaaaatttctctctggataaatgtttttctttaggatacaaacaataacaaataaaacaggatattCGCTATAATAAAATTCTTACCTTAAGGTAATGCTTGTTTATTTCTCCTCCAGATGCACCAAGGCTTCCCTCTGTGTCGGTGAATCCCTCTACTGATTTCATGGTGGGCAGTACAGTGACTCTGACCTGTAGCAGTGATGCTAGGCCAGCAGCTAAGTATTCCTGGTACAAGGAGAACCAAACAGTGCTCATCAACAATCCACAGCTTGTCCTCTGGTCCATCCAGTCCTCTGACTCCGGAGAGTTTTACTGTGCAGCTGAGAACAAGCTGGGGAGGAAACAATCTGAACACATCTCCGTCGATGCGAAATGTGAGTAAAATACAGTCTATAAGATACAAAGACATTTCAACAAGAAGCTTGCATTACTAACGGAGCTAAGAGGTTTGATAAAGATGCTACTTAACGGCGTCATGGTGAATGTAGGATCCGAGTTTGACCCATTTTATGGAGTGGAGGTTAGCATGTCTCATCCTCTGCTACTTCAattttcatcattcattaaacctgtttcttttttttttcagctgcagcagatttaGACCACCTTCAAGTATTTAAAAACGATGAGCCACTATAGTAATGCACAATCAACTGACGTGACTCTGCATTCGTCCATACAGATGCTCCAAAGCTTCCCTCTGTGTCAGTGAGTCCCCCTGGTGAGATAGTGGAGGGCAGTTCAGtgactctgacctgcagcagtgatgctaacCCAGCAGCTAATTATACCTGGTACAAGGAGAGCCTAAAGATGCGTCAAGGTCCAGAAGGCAGTTACAACTTCACCTCCATCAGCTCCAAGGACGGAGGGCACTACTATTGCATTTCCTCCAACCAATATGGGAATAAAATCTCTTCACCTCTATTCATAGATGTTAAGTGTAGGTCACCAAACTTCTAACACATGTACATGACATTGAGGGCATGAGATGAGCTGATCAgacatttttctcctcctttgaaGCCCCTCCTGGCATTTAATTGCCTAGTTTTCCTGTGTATGGATATAACCCTGCAAACGCATATTGATGGATTGTCTCTCCGTACACATTGTCTTCCAGATGCTCCAAAGCTTCCCTCTGTGTCAGTGAGTCCCTCAGGTGAGATAGTAGAGGGGAGGTCAGTGACTCTGAAGTGTCTCAGTGATGCTAACCCACCAGCTAATTATACCTGGTACAATGAGCACCAAAAGCTGCTTCAAGGGCAGACAAGAAGTCAACATTTCTCTTCCATCAGCTCCAAAGACAGAGGGCAGTACTACTGCAAGTCGGAGAACAAATATGGGCACATCATGTCTTCACCTCTATTAATAGACGTTCAGTGtaagtcacattttatttttcgtAATAGAAAGTCAAATCATGCATGCTCATATTGATAGAATATGTCTCCATACATATTGTTTAATTGCTCACCAGATGCTCCAAggcttctgtctgtgtcactgagTCCCTCTGGTAAGATAGTGGACGGCAGTTCAGTaactctgacctgcagcagtgatgctaacCCAGCAGCTAGTTATACCTGGTACAAGGAGAATGAAGACTCACCAAAAGCTTCAGGAGAGATCTTCACCATCACTGACGTCAGAGCTGAACACAGCGGGAATTATTGCTGTGAAGCCCAGAACAAAAGAGGACATAGCTACACCACTTTGCATGTCACTGTTGTGGCAGGTAAGTTTTTCAATTCGCTCATACGTCATAATGCACCATATCACGTCCATCCATTGGAGGGAGGCATCGTCTACACCAAAACAACAGATCCCTGACTataacacacagtgagaaatgaTAGCTAAATCTCAGAAGACACAAATCATCcgttaaaaaaagaagaaaaagacaaagaaaaaggatTGCAGTCTCTAATTGCTGGAATCTCAGCATAGTGACATTGCTAAAAAGAAGCCAGATTagacaaaacagcagagacaACAGAAGCTGTGCATTAATTAGCCATACTGTAATTTGGAAACATCTGTCACAGACTTTCAGAATGACTACCTGGTTTCACTTTGTCCTGTGGTTCTTGCTTTGTTTGAACACTCACCCTGTTAGGAATTTAAACCGACGTTTGGGGTACGTTCCCCTCAGTCTTcctctgtatttttgtgtttaacaTATATGATTGTCCGACTAATTTTGGCCTGTCAGgacttgctgttgttgttgtagtggCATCCTCGTGTTCCCATCAATCATCATCAATACAGATTTTTATTTAGAGGAGAAAGTTTAGGTCATTTCAATGTGCCCACGCTGCAAAAAGTTAATTTCAAGTTAGATGAAATATCTTGAATCAGGTTAAATAGTAAgataagagaagagaaaatcaactttattaatccccagctggggaaatttagtgttacaggcagcataaaaaaaaattgtgaattCTTACTGAGattttgttatttgttctgAGTAGCTTAATGCTTCAAACCAGAATTTCGAGAATTGcaaagctgtttgatcaacactgaaaaaactgctttgttgaaGTCTGAATTTCTGTGTCCAGACAAATGTAGGCTCCTTGCCTTAAGTTTGGATGGACTACTTTCAAGATAACTGTGGCTTCTTTCAGGCAGATAATTTTACTTGTTATAAAATTTTTGATAAATGAAAATTTCCTGCTCTGTTGACGGATAATTTACTTATTTTAAGTAAATCTCTGGTTTTGTTGACTTCTCTCTTCTTGAGAGCAGAGTTTTTGCAGTGCAGAACCAGTTTTAGTCTTTGTCCTTTcggaggggggaaaaaaaacatggtcaGTCTCAAAAGACcatacacaacacaaacaaagaacgatatttttgttttttttcactctgtggaGCCACCATTCAGCCCAAACACCCAACTGAAAACActcaaattcattttttgattttaCCGCAGGTCCCCGAAAAGCGTGGACATCAGCAGTCATTGGAACAACCCCCGCTGTTTTCCTGGCTATCATTTGGCTCTCTGTCTACCTACTGATCAGGTGAGTAGATCGGATTACAAAAGCACCATAGATTGAGTATCTGAAGGTGTCGTTTTTAGTAGTCAGTTTGGCAATCAAatccatgtgtttatttttgattaacTCTCCGAACCAGAAAAAACAGGGCTGCCAAGCAGTTATCTGAGCCTGGAGACAGACCGCACGACAGGGAAGAGGTGAGCAGATAGAGTCAAACACTCCAATGTAAACTCCTGTGACACCTTGTTCTGGTTCCTCAGTTTCGTAGTCACTAGTGCCGATAAAATATTTTGCTGGGATTTAATTGCCACTAACTTTTATGGCTGTACCAGCTACTCACATGCACTAAATGGCTTCCGTTGCAGCCGTCGCTCACTGGACTGCGTGGTTAAGCTCGTTAGGGTCTCCTTCTTGTGTCAACGACTGTGAACTGAGCTCAgcatttgtttctgttaattTCAGTTGATAAATGCATGCAGGCTAAACTAAGCCGAAATGTTTCATATGGGTACATTTATATAGATTCATACTCATACTCACACGCTGATGGCAGTGAGCTACCAAGCTGGGTGCTGGCCTGAGCATCGGGAGTAAATCGGGGTTCAGG
Coding sequences within:
- the LOC121603807 gene encoding B-cell receptor CD22-like isoform X2, whose amino-acid sequence is MRGAAMGLTSAAGGFVFLLLTATVVQGLNGWEVKCNPPQICASKGSTAEIHCTYRYPPTVTNVTNKFWFTKLKTNGDYVNLRTDPEYSGRVKYDCDQNSCTLRITDVTDRDQANYKFRFITDQPDGKYTGLPGVTLSVADLQVQVNSLEVQKPLSWAEMTCRSSCRLPGHLHYAWFKNEWKIREDASDSYSDYVGAADVYSCAVDGYEASRSPPVYAPRLPSVSVNPSTDFMVGSTVTLTCSSDARPAAKYSWYKENQTVLINNPQLVLWSIQSSDSGEFYCAAENKLGRKQSEHISVDAKYAPKLPSVSVSPPGEIVEGSSVTLTCSSDANPAANYTWYKESLKMRQGPEGSYNFTSISSKDGGHYYCISSNQYGNKISSPLFIDVKYAPKLPSVSVSPSGEIVEGRSVTLKCLSDANPPANYTWYNEHQKLLQGQTRSQHFSSISSKDRGQYYCKSENKYGHIMSSPLLIDVQYAPRLLSVSLSPSGKIVDGSSVTLTCSSDANPAASYTWYKENEDSPKASGEIFTITDVRAEHSGNYCCEAQNKRGHSYTTLHVTVVAGPRKAWTSAVIGTTPAVFLAIIWLSVYLLISVCPVRQRRRLTFTMPLSTSPRTSPILCTATSDQLDPADTRTKKSLSTLLSNLTVPALPREQEGQKVGRIQLHCTVQSTELLNAKGISSLSVSSFFLFQP
- the LOC121603807 gene encoding sialoadhesin-like isoform X1; this translates as MRGAAMGLTSAAGGFVFLLLTATVVQGLNGWEVKCNPPQICASKGSTAEIHCTYRYPPTVTNVTNKFWFTKLKTNGDYVNLRTDPEYSGRVKYDCDQNSCTLRITDVTDRDQANYKFRFITDQPDGKYTGLPGVTLSVADLQVQVNSLEVQKPLSWAEMTCRSSCRLPGHLHYAWFKNEWKIREDASDSYSDYVGAADVYSCAVDGYEASRSPPVYAPRLPSVSVNPSTDFMVGSTVTLTCSSDARPAAKYSWYKENQTVLINNPQLVLWSIQSSDSGEFYCAAENKLGRKQSEHISVDAKYAPKLPSVSVSPPGEIVEGSSVTLTCSSDANPAANYTWYKESLKMRQGPEGSYNFTSISSKDGGHYYCISSNQYGNKISSPLFIDVKYAPKLPSVSVSPSGEIVEGRSVTLKCLSDANPPANYTWYNEHQKLLQGQTRSQHFSSISSKDRGQYYCKSENKYGHIMSSPLLIDVQYAPRLLSVSLSPSGKIVDGSSVTLTCSSDANPAASYTWYKENEDSPKASGEIFTITDVRAEHSGNYCCEAQNKRGHSYTTLHVTVVAGPRKAWTSAVIGTTPAVFLAIIWLSVYLLIRKNRAAKQLSEPGDRPHDREECLPSASEEEADLHYATVHFSKNQPDPVYCNIRPAGPRRHEDEEVVEYAAVKFNSAGTPPRTRGPESGEDPAALYSTVNRTVECERNL